In a genomic window of Silurus meridionalis isolate SWU-2019-XX chromosome 27, ASM1480568v1, whole genome shotgun sequence:
- the LOC124380982 gene encoding class I histocompatibility antigen, F10 alpha chain-like encodes MAVLLFFTASLHLSSAEPHALQYLNTAITPGPHFPEFTAISLLDGEQFVYYDSNIRKMILKTEVIQKISADDPHYWERETQKHLHDQKILKVYLSDVMEDSKQTEGVHTLQRMYGCEIDVNSTSRGYDQYGYDGEDFFSLDLNTGSWTAVNDEVKIFINRWDPIRTEAEYWKYHLQTECIKWKKKLISHSRETLERKSV; translated from the exons ATGGCGGTTCTGCTTTTCTTCACtgcttctctccatctctcctcaGCAG AGCCTCACGCTCTGCAGTATCTCAACACTGCAATCACACCAGGACCACATTTCCCAGAGTTCACTGCTATCAGTCTGCTTGATGGAGAGCAGTTTGTGTACTATGACAGCAACATCAGGAAGATGATCCTAAAGACAGAGGTGATCCAGAAGATCAGTGCAGATGATCCACATTACTgggagagagagactcagaaaCATCTGCATGATCAGAAAATCTTAAAGGTTTATCTGAGTGATGTGATGGAGGACTCTAAACAGACTGAAG gagttCATACTCTACAGAGGATGTACGGCTGTGAGATTGATGTTAACAGCACCTCTAGAGGATACGATCAGTACGGTTATGATGGAGAAGATTTCTTCAGTCTGGATCTGAACACTGGAAGCTGGACTGCAGTTAATGATGAAGTTAAGATCTTTATAAACAGATGGGATCCTATAAGAACTGAGGCTGAATACTGGAAGTATCACCTGCAGACTGAGTGTATCAAATGGAAAAAGAAGTTAATTTCTCACAGCAGAGAAACTCTGGAGAGGAAAAGTGTGTGA